One Micromonospora craniellae genomic region harbors:
- the frr gene encoding ribosome recycling factor: MIDDTLLEAEEKMERAVEHAKEEFGAIRTGRATPAMFSKIIIDYYGSPTPLTQMASVGIPEPRMAIIKPYDNSQINAMEKAIRDSDLGVNPNNEGNQLRILLPQMTEERRRDMIKVARNKGEEAKIAIRNIRRKGKEELDRLVKDGEVGEDDGRRAEKELDDVTQRYVAHVDELVKHKEAELLEV; encoded by the coding sequence GTGATCGACGACACCCTCCTCGAGGCCGAGGAGAAGATGGAGCGTGCGGTCGAGCACGCCAAGGAGGAGTTCGGTGCCATCCGCACCGGTCGTGCCACTCCGGCCATGTTCTCCAAGATCATCATCGACTACTACGGCAGCCCGACGCCGCTGACCCAGATGGCGTCCGTGGGCATCCCCGAGCCGCGTATGGCGATCATCAAGCCGTACGACAACTCGCAGATCAACGCCATGGAGAAGGCGATCCGCGACTCGGACCTCGGGGTGAACCCGAACAACGAGGGCAACCAGCTGCGCATCCTGCTCCCGCAGATGACCGAGGAGCGTCGCCGCGACATGATCAAGGTCGCCCGGAACAAGGGCGAGGAGGCGAAGATCGCCATCCGCAACATCCGTCGCAAGGGCAAGGAAGAGCTTGACCGGCTCGTCAAGGACGGCGAGGTCGGCGAGGACGATGGCCGCCGCGCGGAGAAGGAACTTGACGACGTGACCCAGCGCTACGTGGCGCATGTCGACGAGTTGGTCAAGCACAAGGAAGCCGAGCTGCTGGAGGTCTGA
- the pyrH gene encoding UMP kinase — protein MTQVVSDPTLAVDDPTAPPPGRSRRVVLKLSGEVFGGGEIGVDPDVVQAIARQIATVVRRGVQVSVVVGGGNFFRGAELQKRGMDRARADYMGMLGTVMNCLALQDFLEKEGIETRVQSAITMAQVAEPYIPLRAIRHLEKGRVVIFGAGAGMPYFSTDTTAAQRALEIHADVVLMSKNGVDGVYSADPRIDPTASKFDSITFSEVLRRNLRVADAAAFSLCMENGLPMLVFGAQGDDTIVRAVGGDKIGTLITT, from the coding sequence ATGACGCAGGTTGTGAGTGACCCGACGCTGGCGGTGGACGACCCGACGGCACCGCCGCCCGGTCGGTCCCGCCGGGTGGTGCTGAAGCTCTCCGGCGAGGTGTTCGGCGGCGGCGAGATCGGTGTGGACCCGGACGTGGTCCAGGCCATCGCCCGGCAGATCGCCACCGTGGTCCGCCGCGGTGTGCAGGTCTCGGTGGTGGTCGGCGGCGGCAACTTCTTCCGCGGCGCGGAGTTGCAGAAGCGGGGCATGGACCGGGCCCGGGCCGACTACATGGGCATGCTCGGCACCGTGATGAACTGCCTCGCCCTGCAGGACTTCCTGGAGAAGGAGGGCATCGAGACCCGCGTGCAGAGCGCGATCACGATGGCGCAGGTAGCCGAGCCGTACATCCCGCTGCGGGCGATCCGGCACCTGGAGAAGGGCCGGGTGGTCATCTTCGGCGCCGGCGCGGGCATGCCGTACTTCTCCACCGACACGACGGCCGCCCAGCGCGCGCTGGAGATCCACGCGGACGTGGTGCTGATGAGCAAGAACGGTGTGGACGGCGTCTACAGTGCCGACCCCCGGATCGATCCGACCGCCAGTAAGTTCGACTCGATCACCTTCTCCGAGGTGCTACGCCGCAACCTGCGGGTCGCCGACGCGGCCGCCTTCAGCCTCTGCATGGAGAACGGACTACCGATGCTGGTCTTCGGCGCGCAGGGCGACGACACCATCGTCCGCGCGGTGGGCGGCGACAAGATCGGCACGCTGATCACCACCTGA